The following are encoded in a window of Burkholderiales bacterium genomic DNA:
- a CDS encoding energy transducer TonB, whose amino-acid sequence MAYSQQLSTQIKRYQKYPVIAQRRGWEGTTEVQLRIAADGRVTEIALAKSSGREVLDREAMEMVRRATPLPQAPEGLRGRELTVTVPIVFRLQDS is encoded by the coding sequence GTGGCGTACAGCCAGCAACTGTCCACCCAGATCAAGCGCTATCAGAAGTACCCGGTCATCGCCCAGCGCCGCGGTTGGGAGGGCACCACGGAAGTTCAGTTGAGAATCGCGGCAGACGGAAGGGTGACCGAGATCGCGCTCGCCAAGAGTTCCGGTCGTGAGGTGCTGGACAGAGAGGCGATGGAAATGGTGCGTCGGGCCACTCCGCTCCCGCAGGCCCCGGAAGGGCTGCGCGGTCGGGAGCTCACCGTCACGGTGCCGATCGTCTTTCGCCTCCAGGATTCGTGA
- the pqqA gene encoding pyrroloquinoline quinone precursor peptide PqqA yields MWTKPEYSEMRFGFEVTMYIANR; encoded by the coding sequence ATGTGGACCAAACCCGAGTACAGCGAAATGCGCTTTGGCTTTGAAGTCACGATGTACATCGCCAACCGCTGA
- a CDS encoding response regulator transcription factor, translated as MTGATINVMLVDDHAVVRMGFRLLLEGSSDIRVVAEAESGEEAVRRFTEAKPDVTVMDISMPGIGGLEAIDRILAKDAAARILVLSAHEDAMHARRVLKAGAAGYLTKRSAPEALIQAIRQVHQGKTFLEPEIAQQLAVQQLSKNRNPLDTLSEKEFKVFLALARGQSVQEIAEVMSLSPRTVGTHLYNIKQKLGASNSAELAIIAMREGLIDP; from the coding sequence ATGACCGGCGCAACCATCAACGTGATGCTCGTGGACGACCATGCAGTGGTGAGAATGGGATTTCGCCTGCTGCTGGAAGGGTCGTCGGACATCAGGGTCGTCGCCGAAGCGGAAAGCGGTGAGGAGGCGGTTCGCCGTTTCACCGAGGCGAAGCCGGACGTGACCGTGATGGACATTTCGATGCCGGGCATTGGTGGTCTGGAGGCTATCGACCGCATCCTGGCCAAGGATGCGGCCGCGAGAATTCTGGTTCTCTCCGCGCACGAAGACGCGATGCACGCGAGGCGCGTCCTGAAAGCGGGCGCGGCCGGCTATCTCACAAAGCGCAGCGCGCCCGAAGCGCTGATCCAGGCGATCCGCCAGGTCCATCAGGGCAAGACTTTCCTGGAGCCCGAGATCGCGCAGCAACTGGCGGTTCAGCAGCTGTCCAAGAACCGCAACCCGCTCGACACGCTCAGCGAGAAGGAGTTCAAGGTCTTTCTGGCGCTGGCCAGGGGCCAGTCGGTGCAGGAGATCGCGGAGGTGATGTCGTTGAGCCCCCGCACGGTCGGCACCCACCTCTACAACATCAAGCAGAAGCTCGGCGCGTCCAACTCGGCGGAACTGGCCATCATCGCAATGCGGGAAGGTCTTATAGACCCATGA
- a CDS encoding PAS domain S-box protein, which yields MSLRFRINLVITLVMIAFTVGAGHVVLQDMRRSIREEMEAGTRVTVQLMETVIAGVHRETAESRNQALLAFLRHVGRVRANEIRLYDEHDRLIYESPPPIYKAGRWAPDWFARLVGPKLDEFRLNLPGGTVVITPDASRSILDAWDDTKNFLWIVLGFFVLLNALVFWLLGRSLRPLRSILGGLSEMERGRFDVRLPDYTLPEFASISHTFNRMAAALEEAMDENRRLALVAQQASDAIMIHDLEGRVSFWNAAAAQLFEYSADEILGRSATLLTPPGLENEIAENLAVIRRRERVENFETQRMTKTGRLIDVALSAAPLIDPGSDAVIGEICALRDITEHKRMQAAERELEHNRRLTQIIQARIEEERRSIARELHDELGQCVTAIKTIGTAIANRTGDSPETHANARTIVSVASHIYDVVHGMIRQLRPSTLDHLGLGDTLRAAVANWRERHPEIDCELHMSGELDALDESVNITVYRMVQECLTNIVRHAQATRAEITVKRETEESGQDAVSVTVSDNGKGLSQRNELEATRFGLIGMRERVQGLGGRLEVCGEPGKGVSVRAVIPLASRAAPERAEVNE from the coding sequence ATGAGCCTGCGTTTTCGCATCAACCTGGTGATCACGCTGGTGATGATCGCCTTCACCGTGGGCGCCGGACACGTGGTCCTGCAAGACATGCGCCGCTCGATCCGAGAGGAGATGGAGGCGGGAACCCGGGTGACCGTGCAGCTCATGGAGACGGTCATTGCCGGAGTTCACCGTGAGACGGCCGAATCGCGCAACCAGGCGTTGCTCGCGTTCCTGCGGCACGTCGGCCGGGTGCGGGCCAACGAGATCCGGCTCTACGACGAGCACGACAGATTGATCTACGAGTCGCCGCCTCCGATCTACAAGGCCGGACGCTGGGCGCCCGACTGGTTCGCAAGGCTGGTCGGACCGAAGCTCGACGAGTTTCGCCTCAACCTGCCGGGCGGCACCGTGGTGATCACGCCCGACGCATCCCGGTCGATCCTCGATGCGTGGGACGACACGAAGAACTTTCTCTGGATCGTGCTGGGCTTCTTCGTGCTGCTCAATGCCCTGGTGTTCTGGCTCCTGGGACGTTCGCTGCGGCCGCTGCGCTCGATTCTCGGCGGCCTGTCGGAAATGGAACGCGGACGCTTCGACGTGCGGCTGCCCGACTACACGCTTCCCGAATTCGCATCCATCAGCCACACCTTCAACCGCATGGCCGCCGCGTTGGAGGAAGCGATGGACGAGAACCGCCGGCTCGCCCTGGTCGCGCAGCAGGCGAGCGACGCGATCATGATCCACGACCTCGAGGGACGAGTGTCGTTCTGGAATGCCGCCGCGGCGCAGCTCTTCGAGTACTCCGCGGATGAGATCCTGGGACGCTCCGCCACGCTGCTGACGCCGCCGGGCCTGGAGAACGAGATCGCGGAAAATCTGGCTGTGATCCGGCGCCGGGAGCGCGTCGAGAACTTCGAAACCCAGCGCATGACCAAGACTGGACGCCTGATCGACGTCGCGTTGTCCGCCGCACCGCTGATCGATCCCGGTTCCGATGCAGTCATCGGCGAGATCTGTGCGCTGCGCGACATCACCGAGCACAAGCGGATGCAGGCGGCGGAGCGCGAGCTGGAGCACAACCGCAGACTTACCCAGATCATCCAGGCGCGCATCGAGGAGGAGCGCCGCAGCATCGCGCGCGAGCTGCATGACGAACTCGGCCAGTGCGTCACGGCGATCAAGACCATCGGCACCGCCATCGCGAACCGGACGGGGGACTCTCCTGAAACCCATGCCAACGCCCGCACGATCGTGTCGGTGGCGAGCCACATCTACGATGTGGTCCACGGCATGATCCGGCAGTTGCGGCCAAGCACCCTGGACCATTTGGGCTTGGGAGATACGCTGCGCGCGGCGGTGGCCAACTGGCGCGAACGCCACCCGGAGATCGATTGCGAGCTGCACATGAGCGGGGAACTCGACGCGCTCGACGAATCGGTCAACATCACCGTCTACAGAATGGTGCAGGAGTGCCTGACCAATATCGTGCGGCATGCGCAGGCCACGCGCGCCGAGATCACGGTGAAGCGCGAGACCGAGGAATCCGGCCAGGATGCGGTGAGCGTCACGGTGAGCGACAACGGCAAGGGCCTGTCGCAACGCAACGAGCTGGAAGCCACCCGATTCGGCCTGATCGGCATGAGGGAGAGGGTGCAGGGGCTCGGGGGCAGGCTGGAAGTCTGCGGCGAGCCCGGGAAGGGTGTGAGCGTTCGAGCGGTGATTCCGCTGGCTTCGCGCGCCGCGCCCGAACGGGCAGAGGTGAATGAATGA
- the pqqD gene encoding pyrroloquinoline quinone biosynthesis peptide chaperone PqqD gives MSVISEDMVPVLARHYRFQFEPAQQAYVLLYPEGMVKLGASAGEIMKRVNGTATVSSIIADLQAAYPGVDLRADVIDFLEHAHGKGWIHAKRP, from the coding sequence ATGAGTGTCATCAGCGAAGACATGGTGCCCGTGCTGGCAAGGCACTACCGCTTCCAGTTCGAACCGGCGCAGCAAGCCTACGTCCTTCTCTACCCGGAAGGCATGGTCAAGCTCGGTGCCAGCGCGGGCGAAATCATGAAGCGGGTGAATGGCACTGCGACCGTCTCGAGCATCATCGCCGACCTGCAGGCGGCCTATCCGGGCGTCGACCTGAGGGCCGACGTCATCGATTTCCTGGAGCATGCACATGGAAAAGGCTGGATCCACGCCAAACGGCCCTAA
- the pip gene encoding prolyl aminopeptidase, whose translation MAGTEQQSALYPPLEPYRIERLAVDALHSLHVEQCGNREGFPVLFLHGGPGSHIRPHQRQYFDPAFYRIVLFDQRGCGQSLPAGCTEQNTTWHLVADIERLRIHLGVQRWLLFGGSWGATLALAYAETHPERVAGLVLRGVFLGTETEIRWYVDGLRRFVPCARRLLTATAECSEGLLARYHALVNHPDMQTHTRAAQAWVGYEEAVMRLGSGSAPMPSASGAADALHRARIQLHFLANGCFLRDNELLERAWRVGDVPAILVQGRLDMVCPPLAAAELARRLPNAELRMVENGGHSALDPLIAGALRRATDDMRGRVRR comes from the coding sequence GTGGCTGGTACCGAGCAGCAAAGCGCGCTGTATCCGCCCCTGGAGCCTTATCGCATCGAGCGCCTGGCGGTCGATGCTTTGCATTCGCTTCATGTCGAGCAATGCGGCAATCGGGAAGGATTTCCCGTCCTCTTCCTGCACGGTGGTCCCGGAAGCCATATCCGTCCCCATCAGCGCCAGTACTTCGATCCCGCCTTCTACCGGATCGTGCTGTTCGATCAGCGCGGCTGCGGTCAATCGCTGCCTGCGGGATGCACCGAGCAGAACACGACCTGGCACTTGGTGGCGGATATCGAGCGGTTGCGGATTCATCTGGGCGTGCAAAGGTGGCTGCTGTTCGGTGGTTCATGGGGCGCTACGCTGGCGCTCGCCTACGCTGAGACCCATCCCGAGCGTGTCGCCGGCCTGGTGCTGCGCGGCGTTTTTCTGGGAACCGAGACGGAAATACGGTGGTACGTCGACGGACTGCGAAGGTTCGTCCCCTGCGCCCGGCGGCTGCTGACCGCGACCGCGGAGTGCAGCGAGGGGTTGCTCGCGCGGTATCATGCTCTGGTCAATCATCCCGACATGCAAACACACACCCGCGCAGCCCAGGCTTGGGTCGGCTACGAAGAGGCGGTCATGCGCCTGGGCAGCGGCAGTGCACCGATGCCTTCGGCTTCCGGCGCTGCGGACGCGCTGCATCGCGCGCGCATTCAGCTGCACTTCCTGGCCAACGGTTGCTTCCTTCGCGACAACGAGCTGCTGGAGCGTGCCTGGAGAGTGGGTGATGTGCCGGCCATCCTCGTCCAGGGGCGGCTGGACATGGTGTGTCCTCCCCTTGCGGCGGCCGAGCTGGCGCGACGGCTGCCGAACGCCGAGCTCAGGATGGTCGAGAACGGCGGACACTCGGCGCTGGATCCTTTGATCGCCGGTGCATTGCGTCGCGCCACGGACGACATGCGCGGGCGGGTCCGCCGATGA
- the pqqC gene encoding pyrroloquinoline-quinone synthase PqqC, translating into MGAAEQLPWSRDEFEQQLRAKGKRYHIYHPFHIAMNSGQCTREQVQGWVYNRFYYQISIPIKDAAILSNMPDREQRRQWIQRIIDHDGTEGEEGGIEAWLRLGEACGLKREDVTSLRYVLPGVRFAVDAYVNFARRAPWQEAVCSSLTELFAPEIHQKRLDNWPQHYPWIEAEGYAYFRKRLSEARRDVEHGLQVTLDYFRTRRDQERALDILQFKLDVLWTMLDAMQIAYGIGPAQRQ; encoded by the coding sequence ATGGGTGCCGCAGAGCAACTGCCTTGGAGCCGGGACGAGTTCGAACAGCAACTGCGCGCAAAAGGCAAGCGCTACCACATCTATCACCCGTTTCATATCGCCATGAACAGCGGGCAATGCACTCGCGAGCAGGTGCAGGGCTGGGTGTACAACCGCTTCTACTACCAGATCAGCATTCCGATCAAGGACGCGGCGATCCTGTCCAACATGCCGGACCGGGAGCAGCGCCGGCAGTGGATCCAGCGCATCATCGATCACGACGGCACCGAGGGCGAGGAAGGCGGCATCGAGGCGTGGCTGCGGCTCGGGGAAGCCTGCGGCTTGAAACGCGAGGATGTGACGTCCTTGCGCTACGTACTCCCAGGCGTGCGCTTCGCTGTGGATGCCTACGTGAACTTCGCGCGGCGGGCGCCGTGGCAGGAAGCGGTGTGCTCTTCGCTCACCGAGCTGTTTGCTCCGGAAATCCACCAGAAGCGGCTCGATAACTGGCCGCAGCACTATCCCTGGATCGAAGCGGAAGGTTATGCGTACTTCCGCAAGCGGCTCTCCGAGGCGCGGCGCGACGTGGAGCACGGACTGCAGGTCACGCTCGACTATTTCCGGACGCGGCGCGATCAGGAACGCGCGCTCGATATCCTGCAGTTCAAACTGGATGTATTGTGGACGATGCTCGACGCCATGCAGATCGCCTATGGCATCGGGCCCGCGCAACGCCAATGA
- a CDS encoding TonB-dependent receptor has translation MHPPIRHVVLAIALLRALAAAAQNPATELEAPTIEVIGTTPLPGLGTPVNQVPANVQAATGNDIRAQATANLGEYLDNNLGSVTVNHGQNNPFQPDVNFRGLSASPLLGTPQGVSVFMDGVRINEPFGDVVNWDLVPQNAISTINLIPGSNPVFGLNTLGAALAINTKSGFQYPGGSISAQAGSWGRRVGEFEYGGHGDKNDWFLAGTWFDEDGWRDFSPSEVRQLFTKAGREEADTDFDVSLMLADNDLQGTQALPLSFLGNREQAYTWPDRNQNELLFLNGRASHFIAEDRLLAGNLYIRRYKNENFSSNVNDDCEEIVGNCAIGILSGGADPQAINDLSEIRTKGLGGSLQMTFLDELAGRKNQLTVGISADLGDTTFTQFEEEADFTTDRGTVGSGVFTLETDVQTKNGYYGIYLTDTVSLSDQLSLTVSGRYNYARVRIEDRTGTEPQLNGDHKFTRFNPAVGLNLNPSPTLTAYVAYSEGMRAPTPVELTCADPNAPCRLPNNFLADPPLEKVVSKTMEAGARGRLSPDIGWSLAVYNTDLVDDIQFISAAGAGVNAGFFDNVGKTRRRGAELGAFATLGSLRLVASYAYLRATFESAFAIANEVNSSAVDTDGDTEPDTIFVNPGDRIPGFPDHALKLRVEYGLSEKFVLGANLHYFSAQFARGDENNQDANGKIPGYTLVNLDARYQAARRLQIFARVQNLFDKEYETLGVLGENFFVSGTFDASNVQPEQFRSVGAPRAVWAGLRYQFAN, from the coding sequence ATGCATCCGCCAATCCGGCATGTCGTGCTTGCGATCGCCTTATTGCGAGCACTGGCTGCCGCAGCACAGAATCCCGCCACCGAGCTGGAGGCTCCGACGATCGAAGTGATCGGTACCACGCCTCTCCCCGGCTTGGGCACGCCGGTCAATCAGGTGCCGGCTAACGTTCAGGCCGCGACCGGCAACGACATTCGAGCGCAGGCGACGGCCAACCTCGGGGAGTACCTCGACAACAACCTGGGGAGCGTCACCGTCAACCACGGCCAGAACAACCCCTTCCAGCCTGACGTGAATTTCCGGGGACTTTCGGCCTCGCCCTTGCTCGGCACGCCGCAAGGGGTGTCGGTGTTCATGGATGGGGTGCGCATCAACGAGCCGTTCGGTGACGTCGTGAACTGGGACCTTGTGCCGCAGAACGCGATCTCCACCATCAACCTCATTCCGGGCTCCAATCCGGTCTTCGGCCTGAACACGCTGGGCGCAGCACTCGCGATCAACACCAAGTCCGGCTTTCAGTATCCCGGAGGATCCATCTCGGCCCAGGCCGGTTCCTGGGGGCGCAGGGTCGGCGAGTTCGAGTACGGCGGCCACGGCGACAAGAACGACTGGTTCCTTGCCGGCACATGGTTCGACGAGGATGGCTGGCGCGACTTCTCGCCCAGTGAAGTCCGGCAGCTGTTCACCAAAGCAGGACGCGAAGAGGCGGACACGGATTTCGACGTCAGCCTGATGCTCGCGGACAATGACCTGCAGGGAACACAAGCCTTGCCGCTGTCATTCCTCGGCAACCGCGAGCAGGCGTACACCTGGCCGGACCGGAATCAGAACGAGCTGCTGTTCCTCAACGGCAGGGCCAGTCATTTCATCGCGGAGGACCGTCTCCTCGCCGGCAATCTGTACATTCGCCGTTACAAGAACGAGAACTTCAGCAGCAACGTCAACGATGATTGCGAGGAAATCGTCGGCAACTGCGCGATCGGAATCCTCAGCGGTGGCGCCGATCCGCAAGCCATCAACGACCTCAGTGAGATCAGAACAAAGGGGCTCGGTGGCTCCCTGCAGATGACCTTCCTCGACGAGCTGGCCGGCCGCAAGAATCAGCTCACGGTTGGGATCAGCGCAGATCTCGGCGATACCACCTTCACCCAGTTCGAGGAGGAGGCCGATTTCACCACCGACCGGGGAACGGTGGGAAGCGGGGTCTTCACGCTGGAAACCGACGTCCAGACCAAGAACGGCTACTACGGAATCTATCTCACCGATACAGTATCGCTGAGCGATCAACTGTCGCTCACCGTTTCCGGACGATACAACTATGCCAGGGTCAGGATCGAGGATCGGACAGGAACCGAACCGCAGCTCAACGGGGACCACAAGTTCACACGCTTCAATCCAGCGGTGGGTTTGAACTTGAATCCGTCGCCGACGCTGACCGCGTACGTTGCCTACAGCGAGGGCATGCGCGCGCCGACTCCCGTGGAGCTGACCTGCGCAGACCCCAATGCACCGTGCCGGCTACCGAACAATTTCCTCGCCGACCCTCCGCTCGAAAAGGTCGTGTCCAAAACCATGGAAGCGGGCGCAAGAGGCAGGCTTTCTCCGGATATCGGCTGGAGTCTTGCCGTCTACAACACGGATCTGGTCGACGACATTCAGTTCATCAGTGCCGCTGGCGCGGGCGTCAACGCGGGCTTCTTCGACAACGTGGGCAAGACTCGTCGCCGTGGAGCGGAGTTGGGAGCCTTCGCGACGCTGGGTTCGCTAAGGCTCGTGGCGAGCTACGCCTATCTGAGAGCGACTTTCGAGAGCGCGTTCGCGATTGCCAACGAAGTCAATTCCTCTGCGGTCGATACCGACGGCGATACCGAGCCCGATACGATCTTCGTGAATCCCGGAGACCGGATCCCGGGGTTTCCCGATCACGCGTTGAAGCTGCGCGTCGAATACGGGCTGTCTGAAAAGTTCGTGCTGGGCGCAAATCTCCATTACTTCAGCGCCCAGTTCGCGCGCGGGGACGAAAACAACCAGGACGCCAACGGCAAGATCCCCGGCTACACGCTGGTCAACCTTGACGCACGCTATCAGGCCGCCCGGCGGCTGCAGATCTTCGCCCGTGTGCAGAATCTGTTCGACAAAGAGTACGAAACGCTCGGCGTGCTGGGAGAGAATTTCTTCGTCAGCGGCACCTTCGATGCATCAAACGTGCAGCCCGAGCAGTTTCGTTCGGTCGGCGCGCCGCGCGCCGTCTGGGCAGGGCTCAGGTACCAGTTCGCGAATTGA
- the pqqB gene encoding pyrroloquinoline quinone biosynthesis protein PqqB has product MRIGVLGSAAGGGFPQWNCNCRNCDGVRKGTIRARPRTQSSIVLSADSVNWVLFNASPDLLYQFRSFPQLQPGRAIRDTAVRSIVLMDAQIDHTTGLLMLREGKPLEIYCTDMAREDLTSGNPLFNILQHYCGVNWHQIPTYPGNRFAVLGAEELYFTAVPLKSKAPPYSPHRDNPHEGDNIGMRILDPRTGKVLFYAPGLGEIEPHLQPFLEEADCLMVDGTFWTDDEMIRLGISGKRARDIGHLPQSGPGGMIEVLRPLKAERKILIHINNTNPILDEDSQERRQLEAAGIEVAWDGMEVVL; this is encoded by the coding sequence ATGAGAATAGGAGTGCTCGGCTCAGCCGCCGGTGGGGGATTCCCCCAGTGGAACTGCAATTGCCGCAACTGCGATGGGGTCCGCAAGGGAACGATCCGCGCCCGGCCGCGCACGCAATCGTCGATCGTCCTTTCCGCCGACTCCGTCAACTGGGTGCTGTTCAACGCTTCCCCGGACCTGCTGTACCAGTTCCGCAGCTTTCCGCAGCTGCAGCCTGGACGGGCGATACGGGATACGGCAGTGCGCTCGATCGTTCTGATGGACGCGCAGATCGACCACACCACCGGGCTGCTGATGCTGCGCGAAGGCAAGCCGCTGGAGATCTACTGCACGGACATGGCGCGCGAAGACCTCACCAGCGGCAATCCGCTGTTCAATATCCTTCAGCACTATTGCGGCGTAAACTGGCATCAGATTCCGACCTATCCGGGCAACCGTTTCGCGGTGCTGGGCGCCGAGGAGCTGTACTTCACGGCCGTGCCTCTGAAAAGCAAGGCACCGCCCTACTCCCCTCACCGCGACAACCCGCACGAGGGAGACAACATCGGCATGCGCATCTTGGACCCGCGCACCGGAAAGGTGCTGTTCTACGCGCCGGGCCTGGGCGAAATCGAGCCGCATCTCCAGCCGTTCCTCGAGGAAGCCGACTGCCTGATGGTGGACGGGACGTTCTGGACCGACGACGAGATGATCCGGCTGGGCATTTCCGGCAAGCGCGCACGCGACATCGGACATCTTCCGCAATCGGGCCCCGGCGGCATGATCGAGGTGCTGCGCCCGCTCAAGGCGGAGCGCAAGATCCTGATCCACATCAACAACACCAATCCCATCCTGGACGAGGATTCGCAGGAGCGCCGTCAGCTCGAGGCGGCCGGAATCGAGGTTGCGTGGGATGGCATGGAAGTGGTTCTCTAG
- a CDS encoding TonB-dependent receptor, giving the protein MGPPAGAQSPGVSERRPEPSRKKENMSPANQKGSRAKRGSARHLSAASIGGPVFIALIAASLAPCPAVAQQTAEDSLRTAPIVVTPTRIEQSAFDLPVSVDAFGQQQIQEQQPQVNLSEVLVKAPGVVANNRQNYAQDLQISIRGFGARSTFGVRGIRIISDGIPLTMPDGQGQAANIDLSSARSVEVMRGPFSALYGNSSGGVINVFTEDGPQRHTLTGSAWFGSFDSSRMGLKAGGQMGLVNYVIEAARFATEGFRDHSAARRDTVNGKLRLDVSDDTKITLVTNYLNQPETQDPLGLDKTQLAQDRDQAGTNAETQNTRKSIENLQAGTVLQHRLGEQDSIRLLAYSGKRTVQQFLSITPRGVIDLDRDFGGVDGRWTRRMSVGGMALAVTAGLNYDRMKETRRAFDNNAGNIGALVRNEDNTVFNFDQFLQTQLDLTDRWSIHAGIRHTSVKFKTEDFFITGTNGDDSGNIEFRDTTPVAGLILKVTPTLNVYANAGKGFETPTFAELAYRSTSATVNGFNFDLKPAESTNLEIGAKALIGDATRLNAALFRIDTDNEIVVFSNSGGRSVFQNVESTTRQGFEIAMDSELAAGFSAAANYTYIKAEFDTSFGTCVGFCTSVAGPNATVPAGNRIPGIPQSTAFAEVRWRHAESGFSTAIEGRWVDEVFTNDLNDESADSYTIFNWRAGFEQRTGGWRLTQFVRIDNLLDEEYVGSVIVNESNRRYYEPAPGRNYMLGLSASYTF; this is encoded by the coding sequence GTGGGCCCGCCCGCCGGGGCGCAGTCCCCGGGCGTTTCAGAACGAAGACCCGAACCAAGCAGAAAGAAAGAGAACATGAGCCCCGCCAACCAGAAGGGAAGCCGCGCCAAGCGCGGCTCCGCTCGTCACCTGTCAGCCGCATCGATCGGTGGTCCTGTATTCATCGCGCTGATTGCCGCCAGCCTCGCGCCATGCCCAGCGGTTGCCCAACAGACGGCCGAGGATTCCCTGCGCACTGCGCCGATCGTGGTAACGCCGACGCGCATCGAACAGTCCGCCTTCGACTTGCCGGTGTCGGTCGACGCCTTCGGCCAGCAACAGATCCAGGAACAGCAGCCGCAAGTCAATCTGTCCGAAGTACTCGTGAAGGCTCCCGGCGTGGTCGCCAACAATCGCCAGAACTACGCCCAGGATCTGCAGATCTCGATCCGCGGCTTCGGCGCGCGTTCGACCTTCGGCGTACGGGGCATCAGGATAATCTCCGACGGAATTCCTCTCACGATGCCGGACGGGCAGGGACAGGCGGCGAACATCGACCTGAGCTCCGCCAGAAGCGTGGAGGTCATGCGCGGGCCTTTTTCTGCGTTGTACGGGAATTCGTCTGGTGGTGTCATCAACGTGTTCACGGAGGATGGACCCCAGCGACACACGCTGACCGGTTCCGCGTGGTTCGGAAGCTTCGACTCCAGTCGCATGGGACTGAAGGCGGGCGGGCAGATGGGGCTGGTGAACTACGTCATCGAGGCTGCGCGCTTCGCCACAGAAGGTTTCCGCGATCACAGCGCTGCTCGTCGCGACACGGTCAACGGAAAGCTGCGTCTGGACGTAAGCGATGATACGAAGATTACCTTGGTGACGAACTACTTGAACCAGCCCGAAACCCAGGACCCGCTCGGTCTGGACAAGACGCAGCTGGCCCAGGATCGCGACCAGGCTGGCACCAATGCAGAGACTCAGAACACCCGCAAGAGCATCGAAAACCTGCAGGCAGGAACGGTATTGCAGCACAGGCTCGGCGAACAGGATTCCATCAGACTGCTCGCCTATTCGGGCAAGCGGACGGTTCAGCAGTTTCTCTCCATCACTCCCCGAGGGGTGATTGACCTCGATCGGGACTTCGGTGGTGTCGACGGGCGATGGACTCGCCGGATGTCCGTGGGAGGGATGGCGTTGGCGGTTACCGCGGGCCTGAACTACGACCGAATGAAGGAAACACGCAGGGCTTTCGACAATAACGCCGGGAACATCGGCGCGCTCGTGCGCAACGAGGACAACACGGTCTTCAACTTCGATCAGTTCCTGCAGACTCAACTCGATCTGACCGACCGCTGGAGCATTCATGCAGGCATTCGGCACACCTCCGTGAAGTTCAAGACCGAGGATTTCTTCATCACTGGCACAAACGGCGACGACAGCGGCAACATCGAGTTCCGCGACACCACGCCGGTCGCGGGTCTGATCCTGAAAGTGACGCCCACGCTCAACGTCTATGCCAACGCCGGGAAGGGTTTCGAGACGCCGACTTTCGCCGAGCTGGCCTACCGGTCGACTTCCGCCACGGTCAACGGGTTCAACTTCGACCTCAAGCCGGCGGAGAGCACCAATCTCGAGATAGGAGCGAAAGCGCTGATCGGCGACGCCACCCGCCTGAACGCAGCCTTGTTCAGGATCGACACCGACAACGAGATCGTCGTATTCAGCAACTCGGGCGGCAGATCGGTGTTCCAGAACGTGGAGAGCACGACCCGTCAAGGCTTCGAAATCGCGATGGATTCCGAGCTTGCCGCCGGGTTCTCGGCCGCCGCCAACTACACGTACATCAAAGCCGAATTCGACACGAGCTTCGGAACGTGTGTTGGATTCTGCACTTCGGTGGCTGGCCCCAATGCAACCGTTCCCGCCGGCAATCGCATCCCGGGCATTCCGCAGAGTACCGCGTTTGCGGAGGTCCGCTGGCGGCATGCCGAGAGCGGTTTTTCCACAGCGATCGAGGGACGGTGGGTAGACGAAGTGTTCACCAATGATCTTAACGACGAATCAGCGGACAGCTATACGATTTTCAACTGGCGCGCCGGTTTCGAACAGCGCACTGGCGGCTGGAGGCTGACGCAGTTCGTGAGGATCGATAATCTGCTGGACGAAGAGTATGTCGGTTCGGTCATCGTCAACGAATCGAACCGGCGCTATTACGAGCCCGCACCCGGGCGCAATTACATGCTTGGACTGTCCGCCAGCTACACATTCTGA